A stretch of the Haloarcula ordinaria genome encodes the following:
- a CDS encoding twin-arginine translocation signal domain-containing protein codes for MNRRDFLAKSAVLAGVGALSGCSWLSSTNRDPDTESPPSGQTEQPPSKETPTPDTSDSLSPRHGISFGTVVNAVEDLGMDPTGQEPIDDELQATLEQGNVLVAFPPGRYLFESEPEPQPVTNWGVLGLGTEPRDVRFVTTPGEGRNLLNSDGGSGQLVENVAFDYSDSTEGSIGLIMRATDKIHVQDVEFVGFNPTVEGGALDNLVPMALDPDGTAVVDGLVRTGPTDIVSHGHLDNNANAGCIWLGERHVGNLYIRNSHIANTGTNAIYASRTRGGVHISDSLFENNNQTSLRVGGEGSVVENCRFVIDTETVHPDNQGSLINPHGIIWETGRLGMTGGRIENCEFIVRNSPERTQAAVWADGSAGSFELVDCRFEIDADGVQAIRIDDPRDPRLGVTAERPWNATIRNVVAVGNSFGKPVIEINGRPGSLIEGGCILWSQFRDAIIVNESDNTTIRNINIDVEGADVTQVASSVNIDELTHSGECTSQAFEASQGTNADRSRSDGNTTG; via the coding sequence GTGAATCGTCGCGACTTTCTCGCTAAGAGTGCGGTACTCGCTGGTGTCGGGGCTCTTAGTGGGTGCTCCTGGCTGAGTTCCACCAACCGGGACCCCGATACAGAATCCCCGCCCTCGGGACAGACGGAGCAGCCGCCGTCCAAGGAGACCCCCACCCCCGACACCAGCGACTCGCTGAGCCCCCGGCACGGCATCTCGTTCGGGACGGTCGTCAACGCTGTCGAGGACCTGGGAATGGACCCGACGGGCCAGGAGCCTATCGACGACGAACTGCAGGCCACTCTCGAACAGGGGAACGTGCTCGTCGCCTTCCCGCCCGGCAGATACCTCTTCGAGTCGGAACCGGAGCCCCAGCCCGTAACTAACTGGGGGGTACTCGGACTCGGAACGGAACCTCGCGACGTACGCTTCGTGACGACGCCGGGCGAGGGGCGGAATCTCCTCAACTCCGACGGCGGCAGCGGCCAGCTCGTCGAGAACGTAGCCTTCGATTACAGCGACTCGACGGAGGGGAGTATCGGCCTCATCATGCGTGCGACCGACAAGATACACGTCCAGGACGTCGAGTTCGTCGGCTTCAACCCGACCGTCGAGGGCGGCGCGCTGGACAACCTGGTGCCGATGGCGCTGGACCCCGACGGCACCGCCGTCGTCGACGGGCTCGTCCGAACGGGTCCGACGGACATCGTCTCGCACGGGCACCTCGACAACAACGCGAACGCCGGCTGTATCTGGCTCGGCGAACGCCACGTCGGGAACTTGTACATCCGGAACAGCCACATCGCGAACACGGGGACGAACGCTATCTACGCGTCGCGAACCCGTGGGGGCGTCCATATCTCCGACTCCCTGTTCGAGAACAACAACCAGACGAGTCTGCGCGTCGGCGGTGAGGGGTCGGTCGTCGAGAACTGCCGGTTCGTCATCGACACCGAGACCGTTCACCCGGACAACCAAGGCTCTCTCATCAACCCCCACGGAATCATCTGGGAGACCGGGCGACTCGGGATGACCGGTGGTCGAATCGAGAACTGCGAGTTCATCGTCCGGAACTCCCCCGAACGGACGCAGGCCGCAGTGTGGGCCGACGGCTCCGCCGGTTCCTTCGAACTAGTCGACTGTCGCTTCGAAATCGACGCCGATGGAGTGCAGGCGATACGAATCGACGACCCCCGTGACCCGAGACTCGGTGTCACGGCAGAACGCCCCTGGAACGCGACGATTCGGAACGTGGTCGCGGTCGGCAACTCGTTCGGGAAGCCGGTCATCGAGATCAACGGTCGTCCGGGGTCGCTCATCGAGGGCGGTTGCATCCTGTGGAGTCAGTTCCGCGACGCCATCATCGTGAACGAATCCGACAACACGACCATCCGGAACATCAACATCGACGTCGAAGGGGCGGACGTCACGCAAGTGGCCTCGTCTGTCAACATCGACGAGCTGACCCACAGTGGGGAGTGTACGTCCCAGGCGTTCGAGGCGTCACAGGGAACTAACGCGGACAGGAGCAGAAGCGACGGGAACACCACAGGATAA
- the aglF gene encoding UTP--glucose-1-phosphate uridylyltransferase AglF, whose product MDAVILAAGEGTRLRPLTNDRPKGMVEIDDRPILADCFDQLRALGADAFHVVVGYRKEDIISHFGDEYAGIPITYAHQREQAGLAHALLTVEDRIDDDFMLILGDNVFRANLEDVVMRQHEDRADAAFLVEEIPWEEASRYGVCDTNEFGEITAVVEKPDDPPSNLVMTGFYTFSPSIFHACHLVQPSDRGEYELSDAIDLLLHSGRTIDAIPINGWRIDVGYPEDRDEAERRLRTASKPEQS is encoded by the coding sequence ATGGATGCAGTGATTCTTGCAGCCGGAGAAGGGACCAGATTACGGCCGCTGACGAACGACAGGCCGAAAGGGATGGTCGAGATCGACGACCGGCCGATACTGGCCGACTGCTTCGACCAGTTGCGTGCACTCGGCGCGGACGCCTTCCACGTCGTCGTCGGCTACCGGAAAGAGGACATCATCAGCCACTTCGGCGACGAGTACGCCGGTATCCCGATAACCTACGCCCACCAGCGCGAGCAGGCCGGGCTGGCTCACGCACTGTTGACGGTCGAGGACCGCATCGACGACGACTTCATGCTGATACTCGGCGACAACGTGTTCCGCGCGAACCTCGAGGACGTCGTGATGCGCCAGCACGAAGACAGGGCCGACGCGGCCTTCCTCGTCGAGGAGATTCCCTGGGAAGAGGCGAGCCGGTACGGCGTGTGTGATACGAACGAGTTCGGCGAGATAACGGCGGTCGTGGAGAAACCCGACGACCCCCCGTCGAACCTGGTGATGACCGGCTTCTACACGTTCTCGCCGTCGATATTCCACGCCTGTCATCTGGTCCAGCCGTCGGACCGCGGCGAGTACGAACTGTCCGATGCCATCGACCTCCTGCTCCACTCCGGCCGGACCATCGACGCGATCCCGATCAATGGGTGGCGAATCGACGTCGGCTACCCGGAAGACAGAGACGAGGCGGAACGGCGACTGCGGACGGCTTCGAAGCCGGAACAGTCCTGA
- a CDS encoding 3-keto-5-aminohexanoate cleavage protein — protein MTYRDYMRGDELILSVAPTGNREPDDQTTYLPVSPDEIATAVYEAQVQGASIAHLHGRRDDGVPEPKRLPAVARAVREQATDVLVEYGVGPDDALGDYLDVIDEGPRPDLAQVRVGPEQYGHRGVSSVNRRDVDRFLEELDDRDIKPNLLVTSGRDLNEVDRLIRSKLVAPNPLLTLKLGASAGTVATPQMLLALLDAAPSEATVLVSASGPNQYPLTSLAVFYGAHVRTGMEDNLYLNRETPVQSNSQLVQRVGELVFHSQREFAGLDAAKELISLPDRQRDISV, from the coding sequence ATGACTTACCGAGATTATATGCGGGGCGACGAACTGATTCTCAGCGTCGCACCGACCGGCAATCGAGAGCCAGACGACCAGACGACCTACCTCCCGGTCAGTCCCGACGAGATAGCGACTGCCGTGTACGAGGCGCAGGTACAGGGCGCCAGCATCGCGCATCTCCACGGACGGCGCGACGACGGCGTTCCGGAACCGAAGCGGCTCCCGGCGGTCGCCCGCGCAGTCAGAGAGCAGGCGACCGACGTCCTCGTCGAGTACGGTGTCGGGCCAGACGATGCGCTCGGCGACTACCTGGACGTCATCGACGAGGGGCCGCGCCCGGACCTCGCTCAGGTTCGAGTCGGGCCCGAGCAGTACGGCCACCGAGGCGTCAGTAGCGTCAACCGTCGGGACGTCGACCGGTTCCTCGAAGAACTGGACGACCGGGACATCAAACCGAACCTGCTGGTCACGAGCGGCCGTGACCTCAACGAGGTGGACCGGCTCATCCGGTCGAAACTCGTCGCACCGAACCCACTGCTCACACTCAAGCTGGGGGCGAGCGCGGGAACCGTCGCGACGCCACAGATGCTGCTGGCGCTCCTCGACGCCGCCCCGTCCGAAGCGACAGTCCTCGTCAGCGCGTCGGGACCCAACCAGTACCCCCTGACCTCGCTCGCCGTGTTCTACGGCGCACACGTCAGGACCGGGATGGAGGACAACCTTTATCTCAACCGCGAGACACCGGTGCAGAGCAACAGCCAGCTCGTCCAGCGAGTCGGTGAGCTCGTCTTCCACTCCCAGCGGGAGTTCGCGGGGCTGGACGCTGCGAAAGAACTAATCTCTCTCCCCGACCGACAGCGGGACATCAGCGTCTGA
- a CDS encoding HTH domain-containing protein → MHGTHSGTESALGAYLPSLGPESRIELFVQTLAPTENYESQGQLVELLTELREREQLGDVSVTVWGSRICTEGALSGLDSGKHIVDSIGEFFAFAADEGVTISPFFRVRDVDSSMSGQSFKSIVPPSRCTAMYEGEQLVGVFPCIIDGESYTVRDALEQVGRRSEASQEHLPGTLPTE, encoded by the coding sequence ATGCATGGTACTCACAGCGGTACTGAATCGGCACTGGGAGCGTATCTTCCATCGCTGGGGCCCGAGAGCCGAATCGAGCTGTTCGTCCAGACCCTCGCCCCCACCGAGAACTACGAGTCCCAGGGGCAGCTCGTCGAACTGCTCACCGAACTCCGGGAGCGCGAGCAGCTCGGAGACGTCAGCGTGACGGTCTGGGGGTCGCGGATCTGCACCGAAGGGGCGCTTTCCGGGCTCGACAGCGGCAAGCACATCGTCGACAGCATCGGGGAGTTCTTCGCGTTCGCTGCGGACGAGGGCGTCACCATCTCTCCGTTCTTCCGGGTCAGAGACGTCGATTCGTCCATGTCTGGACAGTCCTTCAAGAGTATCGTCCCACCGAGCAGATGCACTGCGATGTACGAGGGGGAGCAACTCGTGGGCGTCTTCCCGTGTATCATCGACGGCGAATCGTACACCGTCCGCGACGCGTTGGAGCAAGTCGGGCGGCGCTCCGAGGCGTCCCAAGAACACCTCCCTGGAACGCTTCCCACAGAGTGA
- a CDS encoding DUF5658 family protein gives MSDERGSANVDWFYAPLSVRWVGSVDRVLWALVLGGATADTILTLVGLQLCFVEANPVAAWALERLGGLGLILLKTGALVVLYAVVNRLPRRYSLAALLGFSLPQMAASVMNTVLIVTHASSCFA, from the coding sequence ATGTCCGACGAACGCGGGTCCGCGAACGTAGACTGGTTCTACGCACCGCTCTCTGTCCGGTGGGTGGGCTCCGTGGACCGAGTACTCTGGGCCCTCGTTCTCGGCGGTGCTACGGCAGATACCATCCTCACCCTCGTTGGCCTCCAGCTCTGTTTCGTGGAGGCCAACCCCGTCGCCGCCTGGGCGCTCGAACGGCTCGGTGGCCTAGGGCTGATACTGTTGAAGACCGGGGCACTCGTGGTTCTCTACGCGGTGGTCAACCGGCTCCCCCGACGGTATTCGCTCGCCGCACTTCTGGGATTCAGTCTCCCACAGATGGCCGCATCCGTGATGAACACCGTGCTCATTGTTACGCATGCCTCCAGCTGCTTCGCGTAA
- a CDS encoding HalOD1 output domain-containing protein, with the protein MANTEHSVDYRERNPREYHGRVPNGELATQTVVHMLASIENCDPIDIGPLADFVDTDSLNKLVDQTSDENLEIRFTIEEYTARVSGDRSIVLVAE; encoded by the coding sequence ATGGCCAACACAGAACACAGTGTAGACTATCGCGAACGGAACCCCAGAGAGTACCACGGCCGCGTTCCGAACGGCGAGCTGGCGACACAGACGGTCGTCCACATGCTCGCGTCGATAGAGAACTGTGACCCGATCGACATCGGGCCGCTCGCGGACTTCGTCGATACGGACTCGCTGAACAAGCTCGTCGACCAGACGTCGGACGAGAACCTGGAGATCAGGTTCACGATCGAGGAGTACACGGCACGCGTGTCCGGTGACCGCTCCATAGTTCTCGTCGCGGAGTGA
- a CDS encoding metal-dependent hydrolase, with the protein MWPWEHLAVGYIAFSVMQRVGGRQGVPTPAAVALALGTQLPDLIDKLLGWGIGILPGGRSLGHSLLFALPLVVLGYRIARRLGRRDVGGAFGVGYLFHLPGDMVYPALLGGDVAYRFLFWPIVPAPESEPVTVLGRTVELLAYFLAELATSTGRLYIAFELLLLGTAVTLWVLDGRPGFPNGDRQRTTDDPETPR; encoded by the coding sequence ATGTGGCCCTGGGAACACCTGGCCGTCGGCTACATCGCGTTCTCCGTGATGCAGCGGGTCGGCGGTAGGCAGGGGGTGCCGACCCCAGCGGCCGTCGCGCTCGCGCTCGGCACGCAGCTCCCGGACCTAATCGACAAGCTACTCGGCTGGGGCATCGGAATCCTGCCGGGCGGCCGGTCGCTCGGTCACTCGCTCCTGTTCGCGCTTCCGCTCGTGGTCCTGGGATATCGTATCGCCAGAAGACTCGGTCGCCGAGACGTCGGGGGTGCCTTCGGCGTCGGGTATCTGTTCCACCTGCCGGGCGACATGGTGTATCCGGCGCTGCTCGGTGGTGACGTCGCGTATCGGTTCCTCTTCTGGCCCATCGTCCCGGCCCCCGAGTCCGAGCCGGTGACAGTGCTGGGCCGGACCGTCGAGCTGTTGGCCTACTTCCTTGCAGAGCTGGCAACCAGCACTGGCCGGTTGTACATCGCCTTCGAACTGCTCCTGCTAGGGACGGCAGTGACACTATGGGTTCTCGACGGCCGACCGGGCTTCCCCAACGGTGACCGGCAGCGAACGACTGACGACCCGGAGACACCACGATAA
- a CDS encoding DUF7344 domain-containing protein, protein MATDNQELSRDRVFDILSSPRRRYVLHYLRTEESPIELTALAEEVAAWENDTTVENLSSQDRKRVYVSLYQTHIPKLSEAGLIEYDSESGNVALSSQASEIDPYMGTQPDERPWYLYYMALAAANVLLLALTNLVFTGIGETIVAFVVVASFLALTAVHAATHYRNRDGSSGGIEET, encoded by the coding sequence ATGGCAACTGATAACCAGGAACTCTCGCGCGACCGCGTCTTCGACATACTCAGTAGTCCGAGACGACGCTACGTGCTCCACTATCTGCGGACTGAGGAGAGTCCCATCGAGCTGACGGCACTCGCAGAGGAGGTCGCAGCCTGGGAGAACGACACGACGGTCGAGAACTTATCCTCGCAGGACCGGAAACGGGTCTACGTATCGCTCTATCAAACGCACATCCCGAAGCTCTCGGAGGCAGGCCTGATCGAGTACGACTCCGAATCGGGTAACGTCGCGCTCTCCAGCCAGGCGTCGGAGATAGACCCGTATATGGGGACACAGCCCGACGAGCGGCCGTGGTATCTCTACTACATGGCGCTCGCGGCCGCGAACGTGTTGTTGCTCGCGCTCACGAACCTGGTGTTCACAGGAATCGGGGAGACGATAGTCGCGTTCGTCGTCGTGGCGTCGTTCCTCGCGCTCACGGCGGTCCACGCCGCCACGCACTACCGCAACCGGGACGGTAGTTCGGGCGGCATCGAAGAAACGTAA
- a CDS encoding DUF7511 domain-containing protein has protein sequence MAQFDTDGDSNGIFEAEDVCRTIIERSTDRPDRCTIYDTDVSGKMSATRWVAAAEGSFVFSELMR, from the coding sequence ATGGCACAGTTTGACACGGATGGGGACTCGAACGGAATCTTCGAAGCGGAGGACGTCTGCAGGACCATCATCGAGCGCTCGACCGACCGACCGGACAGGTGCACGATCTACGACACCGACGTGAGTGGGAAGATGAGTGCGACTCGCTGGGTGGCCGCGGCAGAGGGGTCGTTCGTCTTTTCCGAACTGATGCGGTGA
- a CDS encoding MBL fold metallo-hydrolase yields the protein MPVDSDWDDWLPRAVEDADPDGLAIWYLGCNGFVLKSSGGTTVFVDPYLGIGDPPRTVRMVPVPFNPEDVLEADAVLGTHEHTDHVHGPSQAPILAGTNADYYTTDSGHDVISDEAWLDNWAVTDDQLHEVAEGDTLELGDLTVHVEPANDPDAEHPVSFVFEHASGTFFHGGDARPGAFADVGERYDIDLGVLAFGTVGMIPDKETGEPTRTKWYNDENMIIEAANELQLDTLLPTHWDMWKGMTTEPTVLHNHANSFEYPGSLEIIEIGDRVDL from the coding sequence ATGCCCGTAGACTCCGACTGGGACGACTGGCTCCCCCGTGCGGTCGAAGACGCCGACCCCGACGGACTGGCCATCTGGTACCTCGGCTGTAACGGCTTCGTACTGAAATCCAGCGGCGGGACGACGGTGTTCGTCGACCCGTACCTGGGCATCGGCGACCCACCGCGTACCGTCCGGATGGTCCCGGTGCCGTTCAACCCGGAGGACGTGCTCGAAGCCGACGCTGTCCTCGGAACCCACGAGCACACGGACCACGTCCACGGGCCGTCGCAGGCACCCATCCTCGCCGGCACGAACGCCGACTACTACACCACCGACAGCGGCCACGACGTCATCAGCGATGAAGCGTGGCTGGACAACTGGGCGGTAACCGACGACCAACTGCACGAGGTCGCGGAGGGCGACACGCTGGAACTCGGCGATCTGACGGTCCACGTCGAACCAGCCAACGACCCGGACGCCGAGCACCCGGTATCGTTCGTCTTCGAGCACGCGTCAGGAACGTTCTTCCACGGCGGCGACGCCCGGCCTGGGGCGTTCGCGGACGTGGGTGAGCGGTACGACATCGACCTCGGCGTCCTCGCGTTCGGTACCGTCGGGATGATTCCCGACAAAGAGACCGGCGAGCCGACGCGCACGAAGTGGTACAACGACGAGAACATGATTATCGAAGCGGCTAACGAGCTTCAGCTCGACACGCTGCTCCCCACTCACTGGGACATGTGGAAGGGGATGACCACCGAACCGACTGTGCTCCACAACCACGCGAACAGCTTCGAGTATCCCGGCTCGCTGGAGATCATCGAAATCGGCGACCGAGTCGACCTGTAA
- a CDS encoding YlbF family regulator codes for MSIESDTPTEADGDRVDQLASEFGEAIAELPVYQRYQEAKAAVEADEEAQDAIQEFEQIREEYMLARQTGRASQEDLRKVQSAQEELHGMPVMSEYLEAQNELELRLQELNELVSAELTVDFGGKAGGCCQD; via the coding sequence ATGAGCATCGAGTCCGATACCCCGACCGAAGCAGACGGCGACCGGGTCGACCAGCTCGCAAGCGAGTTCGGTGAGGCCATCGCCGAACTGCCGGTGTACCAGCGCTACCAGGAGGCCAAGGCGGCGGTCGAAGCCGACGAGGAAGCGCAGGACGCCATCCAGGAGTTCGAACAGATCCGCGAAGAGTACATGCTCGCCCGACAGACCGGCCGCGCGTCCCAGGAGGACCTCCGGAAGGTGCAGTCGGCCCAGGAGGAGCTGCACGGGATGCCCGTGATGAGCGAATATCTCGAAGCCCAGAACGAGCTCGAACTCCGCCTGCAGGAACTCAACGAGCTCGTCTCCGCGGAACTGACCGTCGACTTCGGCGGGAAGGCCGGCGGCTGCTGCCAGGACTGA
- the dph2 gene encoding diphthamide biosynthesis enzyme Dph2: MSQERTEGDLRNTGLSLKHDREWDYELDRIVDAVQERDAATVGLQFPEGLKRRGPAVADDLRAELPDHVQVMISGQPCYGACDLDTYLMRRTDVFVHFGHSPMKESEKIIYVPLFSNVDVFPIMEQAHAEELAPPEEDPDVGLVTTAQHMNKFGEMREWLEDRGYEVHTRKGDDRLTHEGQVLGCNYASADVDADQILYVGGGKFHPLGLAMEHPDKKVIIADPVNNALTIADTEQFMKQRYASVHKAMDAETWGVIFCTKIGQGRWEQAQEIVENNDDAYIITMDEVTPDRLTNFGMDAYVNTGCPRITTDDGPQFKKPMLTPGEYEIAIGEKPLESLEFDTFHGTW; the protein is encoded by the coding sequence ATGAGCCAGGAACGGACCGAGGGCGACCTCCGCAACACGGGCCTCTCGCTGAAGCACGACCGCGAGTGGGACTACGAACTCGACCGCATCGTCGACGCGGTCCAGGAGCGTGACGCTGCAACTGTCGGCCTCCAGTTCCCCGAGGGGCTGAAGCGCCGGGGTCCGGCCGTCGCCGACGACCTCCGGGCGGAACTTCCCGACCACGTGCAGGTGATGATATCGGGCCAGCCGTGTTACGGCGCCTGTGATCTCGACACCTACCTGATGCGACGGACCGACGTGTTCGTCCACTTCGGCCACTCCCCGATGAAGGAGTCCGAGAAGATAATCTACGTCCCGCTGTTCTCGAACGTCGACGTCTTCCCCATCATGGAGCAGGCCCACGCGGAGGAACTCGCACCACCCGAGGAGGACCCCGACGTGGGGCTGGTGACCACGGCCCAGCACATGAACAAGTTCGGCGAGATGCGTGAGTGGCTCGAAGACCGCGGCTACGAGGTCCACACGCGCAAGGGTGACGACCGCCTCACCCACGAGGGACAGGTGCTGGGCTGTAACTACGCCTCCGCCGACGTCGACGCCGACCAGATTCTCTACGTCGGCGGCGGGAAGTTCCACCCGCTCGGCCTCGCGATGGAACACCCCGATAAGAAGGTCATCATCGCCGACCCGGTCAACAACGCGCTGACCATCGCCGACACGGAGCAGTTCATGAAGCAGCGCTACGCCTCGGTCCACAAGGCGATGGACGCCGAGACGTGGGGCGTCATCTTCTGTACGAAGATAGGGCAGGGTCGCTGGGAGCAGGCCCAGGAGATCGTCGAGAACAACGACGACGCCTACATCATCACGATGGACGAAGTGACCCCGGACCGTCTGACGAACTTCGGGATGGACGCCTACGTCAACACCGGCTGTCCGCGCATCACGACCGACGACGGGCCGCAGTTCAAGAAGCCGATGCTCACGCCCGGCGAGTACGAGATCGCCATCGGCGAGAAACCGCTCGAATCGCTCGAGTTCGACACCTTCCACGGGACCTGGTAG
- a CDS encoding METTL5 family protein, with amino-acid sequence MPTKSALAQQLAVVAGFENPRASLEQYRTPPDLAAHLVHTADLQGDVEGRTVVDLGCGTGMLALGAALRSPETVVGLDIDPAPLATARQNERKVGSTTSVSWVRGDATAAPLCPPVEETTVVMNPPFGAQSGNEHADRQFLETAAELSGVSYSVHNEGSREFVEAFAADNAGEVTHAFETEFELPRQFDFHDDDRRVITAEVFRIDWQ; translated from the coding sequence ATGCCGACGAAGAGCGCCCTCGCCCAGCAACTCGCCGTCGTCGCCGGGTTCGAGAACCCACGGGCCAGCCTGGAACAGTATCGGACGCCACCCGACCTGGCGGCTCACCTCGTCCACACGGCGGACCTCCAGGGCGACGTCGAGGGCCGAACCGTCGTTGACCTCGGCTGTGGAACCGGGATGCTCGCGCTCGGCGCGGCGCTCCGGTCGCCCGAGACTGTCGTCGGGCTGGACATCGACCCGGCCCCGCTCGCGACGGCACGACAGAACGAGCGGAAGGTCGGGTCGACCACCTCCGTCTCGTGGGTGCGCGGGGACGCCACCGCGGCGCCGCTTTGTCCGCCCGTCGAGGAGACGACGGTCGTGATGAACCCGCCGTTCGGGGCGCAGTCGGGGAACGAGCACGCGGACCGGCAGTTCCTGGAGACGGCCGCCGAACTCTCGGGCGTCTCCTACTCGGTCCACAACGAGGGGAGCCGGGAGTTCGTCGAGGCGTTCGCCGCCGACAACGCTGGCGAGGTGACCCACGCCTTCGAGACGGAGTTCGAACTGCCCCGGCAGTTCGACTTCCACGACGACGACCGGCGGGTCATCACGGCCGAAGTGTTCCGCATCGACTGGCAGTGA
- a CDS encoding rhomboid family intramembrane serine protease codes for MIQATPELPSVIAGLPLRAGVVVLVLLGTAVGLRRFAGVTVPDAVRARLLLGVPWGTLVTMAGLLAVYFFVQGAWWHPHPLVTPFRTWSYFYPLGILTSAFTHDGLGHLIGNLLGTLVFGTVVEYAWGHYPTRRGVQTFTSLRTNPFARILAVPLAAVAVGLFTALFAIGPVVGFSGVVFALAGFALVARPTLFLAALLANRIVDLVVATLRFPEFTARARQQFVSPWWADIAIQGHAVGMVAGVVLAIWLLRRRETQPRVPRVFFAALVFAVFQGLWAIYVPLGGGRFTLFRWLGTAGVFLLALLVALAVSDVDQPLAVGFERPSASLATLALVVVLGALALAAVPTSVVTIGPEQVPDDGITVRDYVVTYDENVRNEYAAGIWTPVETDRTLVSESGIIVASDTRDTWLPVVQKGRLALNGRATVIVGGLGWRERIVANRTGWVVLGNDTVYRVQLRREGGEPEPVFESPPSTPAATIDGRNVTVQPTEEGFLLEVRRGNETLGVGPVPTNTTTADIGGLTFERNRSRLYVSQNGTRVNIARYQTDQRPE; via the coding sequence ATGATACAGGCGACGCCGGAGTTGCCGAGCGTGATCGCCGGGCTGCCGCTCCGCGCGGGTGTCGTCGTACTCGTCCTCCTCGGGACGGCCGTCGGGTTGCGACGGTTCGCCGGCGTCACTGTTCCGGATGCCGTCCGCGCACGGCTCCTCCTGGGTGTGCCGTGGGGGACGCTCGTGACTATGGCCGGCCTCCTCGCCGTCTACTTCTTCGTCCAGGGCGCGTGGTGGCATCCGCACCCGCTCGTCACCCCGTTCCGGACGTGGTCCTACTTCTACCCGCTCGGGATACTGACCAGCGCGTTCACGCACGACGGGCTGGGCCATCTCATCGGGAACCTGCTCGGGACGCTCGTGTTCGGAACCGTCGTCGAGTACGCCTGGGGCCACTATCCGACGCGGCGCGGTGTCCAGACGTTCACGTCGCTGCGCACGAACCCCTTTGCCAGGATACTCGCGGTTCCCCTGGCGGCGGTCGCCGTCGGGCTCTTCACCGCGCTGTTCGCCATCGGTCCCGTCGTCGGGTTCTCCGGGGTCGTCTTCGCGCTGGCTGGATTCGCACTCGTGGCGCGGCCGACGCTCTTCCTGGCCGCACTGCTCGCGAACCGAATCGTCGACCTCGTCGTCGCGACGCTCAGATTCCCTGAGTTCACCGCCAGGGCCCGCCAGCAGTTCGTCTCCCCGTGGTGGGCCGACATCGCTATCCAGGGCCACGCCGTCGGGATGGTCGCCGGCGTCGTGCTCGCAATCTGGTTGCTCCGGCGGCGAGAGACCCAGCCGAGGGTCCCCCGCGTCTTCTTCGCCGCACTCGTCTTCGCCGTCTTCCAGGGACTCTGGGCCATCTACGTCCCGCTCGGCGGGGGCCGGTTCACGCTGTTTCGCTGGCTCGGGACGGCCGGGGTGTTCCTGCTTGCGCTCCTGGTGGCACTCGCCGTCTCTGACGTCGACCAGCCACTCGCAGTCGGGTTCGAGCGACCGAGCGCCTCGCTGGCAACCCTTGCACTCGTCGTGGTCCTCGGTGCGCTCGCGCTCGCGGCCGTCCCCACCAGCGTGGTCACAATCGGTCCCGAGCAGGTTCCCGACGACGGAATCACGGTTCGGGACTACGTCGTCACCTACGACGAGAACGTCCGGAACGAGTACGCGGCGGGAATCTGGACACCGGTCGAGACGGACCGCACCCTGGTCAGCGAGAGTGGCATCATCGTCGCGAGCGACACGCGGGACACGTGGCTGCCAGTCGTCCAGAAGGGACGGCTGGCCCTGAACGGACGGGCGACGGTCATCGTCGGCGGGCTGGGCTGGCGCGAACGCATCGTCGCGAACCGGACCGGATGGGTCGTCCTCGGTAACGACACGGTCTATCGGGTCCAGCTCCGTCGGGAGGGGGGCGAGCCCGAGCCGGTGTTCGAATCGCCCCCATCGACGCCGGCGGCGACCATCGACGGCCGGAACGTGACCGTCCAGCCGACCGAAGAGGGGTTCCTGCTCGAAGTGCGGCGCGGTAACGAAACGCTCGGTGTCGGACCGGTGCCGACGAACACGACGACGGCCGACATCGGTGGGCTAACCTTCGAGCGCAACCGGTCGCGACTCTACGTCTCGCAGAACGGGACGCGCGTGAACATCGCGCGCTATCAGACCGACCAGCGCCCGGAGTGA